One window of Siniperca chuatsi isolate FFG_IHB_CAS linkage group LG15, ASM2008510v1, whole genome shotgun sequence genomic DNA carries:
- the tedc1 gene encoding tubulin epsilon and delta complex protein 1 isoform X4 has product MQQRSKAAVSVEVKQVIGTLCRLLAAVGLEAVPAPETFRRAKFGGGLEVEEQFWQLLANILQAAGIVSCEAGAQLGGASEHRKLLAAGLWQTGYHADWMCGSDRVEGGRFSSRHLLLALGWLLATGTLEKLLTQRVQQLDKTLLTTTPNPQISNELQLDSASLRKLQWLIGCLRYQGRTLQSMQEERTRLLHAVFFACLSSSVSSEQRSTVLREDCVRMRQLCDLLELYLNWKQVEKVFWTWMKGQSRGRGDAEDRGRRGERLQGGSDTSSFPPRLFSLPFVPSLPQVYRARLQTERPVRNSSHPAKGLCGGAEAPDELPASQAEQLLLQTEALLLDRRDRQRLANRMQLQEMVGRLDELVLIPP; this is encoded by the exons ATGCAGCAGCGGAGTAAAGCGGCTGTGAGTGTGGAAGTGAAGCAGGTCATTGGAACTTTGTGCAGACTGCTAGCGGCTGTCGGCCTGGAAGCTGTTCCCGCACCGGAGACCTTCAGACGGGCTAAATTCGGTGGTGGACTCGAGGTG GAGGAGCAGTTTTGGCAGCTCCTCGCCAACATCCTTCAGGCAGCTggcattgtttcctgtgaagcTGGTGCACAGCTAGGAGGAG CCTCAGAGCACAGGAAGCTTTTGGCTGCAGGCCTCTGGCAGACTGGCTACCATGCTGACTGGATGTGTGGGAGCGACAGAGTAGAAGGAGGGAGATTCTCCAGCAGACACCTCCTCCTGGCGCTGGGCTGGCTGCTTGCTACAGGAACACTGGAGAAACTGCTGACACAGCGAGTACAGCAACTGGACAAAACACTACTCACAACTACACCT AACCCTCAGATTTCCAATGAGCTCCAGTTAGACTCAGCATCTCTGAGGAAACTTCAGTGGCTCATTGGCTGTCTGAGATACCAGGGGCGGACCCTGCAGTCCATGCAAGAAGAGCGAACACGCTTGCTTCATGCT gtttTTTTtgcctgcctctcctcctctgtatCCTCTGAGCAAAGATCAACAGTGCTAAGGGAg gaCTGTGTTCGTATGCGGCAGCTCTGTGACCTCCTAGAACTATATCTgaactggaaacaggtggagaAAGTCTTCTGGACCTGGATG AAAGGACAGAGCAGAGGCAGAGGggatgcagaggacagaggaagaagaggagagcgGTTGCAGGGTGGATCAGacacctcctccttccctcctcgtctcttctctctcccattcgTGCCCTCCCTCCCCCAGGTCTACCGAGCCAGGCTTCAGACTGAGAGGCCAGTCAGAAACAGTAGCCACCCAGCAAAGGGGCTCTGCGGCGGGGCCGAGGCTCCAGATGAGCTCCCAGCGTCTCAGGCTGAGCAGCTGCTTCTTCAGACAGAGGCTCTGCTGCTGGACAGGAGGGACAGGCAGAGACTGGCCAATAGGATGCAGCTGCAGGAGATGGTTGGCAGGCTGGATGAACTGGTGTTGATACCACCatag
- the pth2 gene encoding tuberoinfundibular peptide of 39 residues, producing the protein MPELPAFPQMTFLLLCILGMTLVTSGFPQPRLPLRSSDDSDEPKQDVWDVLFPSISLRDWSIQMMSAPSLGAATDSKARLMREAWLFAPERAEASVERPWPAEWSSQGAGVVKRNMVVADDAAFREKSKLLTSMERQKWLNSYMQKLLVVNSS; encoded by the exons ATGCCTGAGCTGCCTGCTTTCCCCCAAATGACCTTCCTGTTGCTTTGCATTCTGGGTATGACCTTGGTGACATCTGGCTTCCCTCAGCCTCGACTACCTCTCAG AAGTTCTGATGATTCAGATGAACCTAAACAAGATGTCTGGGATGTCCTCTTCCCCTCAATCTCTCTCCGTGATTGGAGCATTCAAATGATGTCAGCGCCCAGCCTCGGAGCAGCAACCGATAGCAAGGCCAGACTGATGAGGGAGGCCTGGCTGTTTGCCCCCGAGAGGGCAGAGGCAAG TGTGGAGAGGCCATGGCCTGCTGAATGGTCATCTCAGGGTGCCGGCGTGGTGAAGAGGAACATGGTTGTGGCTGATGATGCTGCCTTCAGAGAGAAGAGTAAACTTCTCACCTCCATGGAGAGACAGAAGTGGCTCAACTCCTACATGCAGAAACTACTGGTGGTTAATTCTTCATGA
- the tedc1 gene encoding tubulin epsilon and delta complex protein 1 isoform X6 yields the protein MQQRSKAAVSVEVKQVIGTLCRLLAAVGLEAVPAPETFRRAKFGGGLEVEEQFWQLLANILQAAGIVSCEAGAQLGGASEHRKLLAAGLWQTGYHADWMCGSDRVEGGRFSSRHLLLALGWLLATGTLEKLLTQRVQQLDKTLLTTTPNPQISNELQLDSASLRKLQWLIGCLRYQGRTLQSMQEERTRLLHAVFFACLSSSVSSEQRSTVLREDCVRMRQLCDLLELYLNWKQVEKVFWTWMDSVVDCHLTDPVVEKPTHAPHGSVRVCHNGNQGLEKLEDMLLRLPTGQASTFPLHGECNMTSLRRERGRDVRQSYCMR from the exons ATGCAGCAGCGGAGTAAAGCGGCTGTGAGTGTGGAAGTGAAGCAGGTCATTGGAACTTTGTGCAGACTGCTAGCGGCTGTCGGCCTGGAAGCTGTTCCCGCACCGGAGACCTTCAGACGGGCTAAATTCGGTGGTGGACTCGAGGTG GAGGAGCAGTTTTGGCAGCTCCTCGCCAACATCCTTCAGGCAGCTggcattgtttcctgtgaagcTGGTGCACAGCTAGGAGGAG CCTCAGAGCACAGGAAGCTTTTGGCTGCAGGCCTCTGGCAGACTGGCTACCATGCTGACTGGATGTGTGGGAGCGACAGAGTAGAAGGAGGGAGATTCTCCAGCAGACACCTCCTCCTGGCGCTGGGCTGGCTGCTTGCTACAGGAACACTGGAGAAACTGCTGACACAGCGAGTACAGCAACTGGACAAAACACTACTCACAACTACACCT AACCCTCAGATTTCCAATGAGCTCCAGTTAGACTCAGCATCTCTGAGGAAACTTCAGTGGCTCATTGGCTGTCTGAGATACCAGGGGCGGACCCTGCAGTCCATGCAAGAAGAGCGAACACGCTTGCTTCATGCT gtttTTTTtgcctgcctctcctcctctgtatCCTCTGAGCAAAGATCAACAGTGCTAAGGGAg gaCTGTGTTCGTATGCGGCAGCTCTGTGACCTCCTAGAACTATATCTgaactggaaacaggtggagaAAGTCTTCTGGACCTGGATG GACAGTGTGGTGGACTGCCATCTGACAGATCCTGTTGTCGAGAAGCCTACACATGCACCACATGGGAGCGTTAGAGTGTGTCACAACGGAAACCAGGGGCTAGAAAAATTGGAGGACATGCTCTTGAGACTGCCCACAGGACAG GCAAGCACATTTCCATTACATGGGGAGTGCAACATGACGTCTCTTCgtagagaaagagggagagatgtgagGCAAAGCTACTGCATGAGGTGA
- the tedc1 gene encoding tubulin epsilon and delta complex protein 1 isoform X2: MQQRSKAAVSVEVKQVIGTLCRLLAAVGLEAVPAPETFRRAKFGGGLEVEEQFWQLLANILQAAGIVSCEAGAQLGGASEHRKLLAAGLWQTGYHADWMCGSDRVEGGRFSSRHLLLALGWLLATGTLEKLLTQRVQQLDKTLLTTTPNPQISNELQLDSASLRKLQWLIGCLRYQGRTLQSMQEERTRLLHAVFFACLSSSVSSEQRSTVLREDCVRMRQLCDLLELYLNWKQVEKVFWTWMDSVVDCHLTDPVVEKPTHAPHGSVRVCHNGNQGLEKLEDMLLRLPTGQKGQSRGRGDAEDRGRRGERLQGGSDTSSFPPRLFSLPFVPSLPQVYRARLQTERPVRNSSHPAKGLCGGAEAPDELPASQAEQLLLQTEALLLDRRDRQRLANRMQLQEMVGRLDELVLIPP; the protein is encoded by the exons ATGCAGCAGCGGAGTAAAGCGGCTGTGAGTGTGGAAGTGAAGCAGGTCATTGGAACTTTGTGCAGACTGCTAGCGGCTGTCGGCCTGGAAGCTGTTCCCGCACCGGAGACCTTCAGACGGGCTAAATTCGGTGGTGGACTCGAGGTG GAGGAGCAGTTTTGGCAGCTCCTCGCCAACATCCTTCAGGCAGCTggcattgtttcctgtgaagcTGGTGCACAGCTAGGAGGAG CCTCAGAGCACAGGAAGCTTTTGGCTGCAGGCCTCTGGCAGACTGGCTACCATGCTGACTGGATGTGTGGGAGCGACAGAGTAGAAGGAGGGAGATTCTCCAGCAGACACCTCCTCCTGGCGCTGGGCTGGCTGCTTGCTACAGGAACACTGGAGAAACTGCTGACACAGCGAGTACAGCAACTGGACAAAACACTACTCACAACTACACCT AACCCTCAGATTTCCAATGAGCTCCAGTTAGACTCAGCATCTCTGAGGAAACTTCAGTGGCTCATTGGCTGTCTGAGATACCAGGGGCGGACCCTGCAGTCCATGCAAGAAGAGCGAACACGCTTGCTTCATGCT gtttTTTTtgcctgcctctcctcctctgtatCCTCTGAGCAAAGATCAACAGTGCTAAGGGAg gaCTGTGTTCGTATGCGGCAGCTCTGTGACCTCCTAGAACTATATCTgaactggaaacaggtggagaAAGTCTTCTGGACCTGGATG GACAGTGTGGTGGACTGCCATCTGACAGATCCTGTTGTCGAGAAGCCTACACATGCACCACATGGGAGCGTTAGAGTGTGTCACAACGGAAACCAGGGGCTAGAAAAATTGGAGGACATGCTCTTGAGACTGCCCACAGGACAG AAAGGACAGAGCAGAGGCAGAGGggatgcagaggacagaggaagaagaggagagcgGTTGCAGGGTGGATCAGacacctcctccttccctcctcgtctcttctctctcccattcgTGCCCTCCCTCCCCCAGGTCTACCGAGCCAGGCTTCAGACTGAGAGGCCAGTCAGAAACAGTAGCCACCCAGCAAAGGGGCTCTGCGGCGGGGCCGAGGCTCCAGATGAGCTCCCAGCGTCTCAGGCTGAGCAGCTGCTTCTTCAGACAGAGGCTCTGCTGCTGGACAGGAGGGACAGGCAGAGACTGGCCAATAGGATGCAGCTGCAGGAGATGGTTGGCAGGCTGGATGAACTGGTGTTGATACCACCatag
- the tedc1 gene encoding tubulin epsilon and delta complex protein 1 isoform X5 has protein sequence MQQRSKAAVSVEVKQVIGTLCRLLAAVGLEAVPAPETFRRAKFGGGLEVEEQFWQLLANILQAAGIVSCEAGAQLGGASEHRKLLAAGLWQTGYHADWMCGSDRVEGGRFSSRHLLLALGWLLATGTLEKLLTQRVQQLDKTLLTTTPNPQISNELQLDSASLRKLQWLIGCLRYQGRTLQSMQEERTRLLHAVFFACLSSSVSSEQRSTVLREDCVRMRQLCDLLELYLNWKQVEKVFWTWMDSVVDCHLTDPVVEKPTHAPHGSVRVCHNGNQGLEKLEDMLLRLPTGQASTFPLHGECNMTSLRRERGRDVRQSYCMRS, from the exons ATGCAGCAGCGGAGTAAAGCGGCTGTGAGTGTGGAAGTGAAGCAGGTCATTGGAACTTTGTGCAGACTGCTAGCGGCTGTCGGCCTGGAAGCTGTTCCCGCACCGGAGACCTTCAGACGGGCTAAATTCGGTGGTGGACTCGAGGTG GAGGAGCAGTTTTGGCAGCTCCTCGCCAACATCCTTCAGGCAGCTggcattgtttcctgtgaagcTGGTGCACAGCTAGGAGGAG CCTCAGAGCACAGGAAGCTTTTGGCTGCAGGCCTCTGGCAGACTGGCTACCATGCTGACTGGATGTGTGGGAGCGACAGAGTAGAAGGAGGGAGATTCTCCAGCAGACACCTCCTCCTGGCGCTGGGCTGGCTGCTTGCTACAGGAACACTGGAGAAACTGCTGACACAGCGAGTACAGCAACTGGACAAAACACTACTCACAACTACACCT AACCCTCAGATTTCCAATGAGCTCCAGTTAGACTCAGCATCTCTGAGGAAACTTCAGTGGCTCATTGGCTGTCTGAGATACCAGGGGCGGACCCTGCAGTCCATGCAAGAAGAGCGAACACGCTTGCTTCATGCT gtttTTTTtgcctgcctctcctcctctgtatCCTCTGAGCAAAGATCAACAGTGCTAAGGGAg gaCTGTGTTCGTATGCGGCAGCTCTGTGACCTCCTAGAACTATATCTgaactggaaacaggtggagaAAGTCTTCTGGACCTGGATG GACAGTGTGGTGGACTGCCATCTGACAGATCCTGTTGTCGAGAAGCCTACACATGCACCACATGGGAGCGTTAGAGTGTGTCACAACGGAAACCAGGGGCTAGAAAAATTGGAGGACATGCTCTTGAGACTGCCCACAGGACAG GCAAGCACATTTCCATTACATGGGGAGTGCAACATGACGTCTCTTCgtagagaaagagggagagatgtgagGCAAAGCTACTGCATGAG GAGTTGA
- the tedc1 gene encoding tubulin epsilon and delta complex protein 1 isoform X1, which translates to MQQRSKAAVSVEVKQVIGTLCRLLAAVGLEAVPAPETFRRAKFGGGLEVEEQFWQLLANILQAAGIVSCEAGAQLGGASEHRKLLAAGLWQTGYHADWMCGSDRVEGGRFSSRHLLLALGWLLATGTLEKLLTQRVQQLDKTLLTTTPNPQISNELQLDSASLRKLQWLIGCLRYQGRTLQSMQEERTRLLHAVFFACLSSSVSSEQRSTVLREDCVRMRQLCDLLELYLNWKQVEKVFWTWMDSVVDCHLTDPVVEKPTHAPHGSVRVCHNGNQGLEKLEDMLLRLPTGQASTFPLHGECNMTSLRRERGRDVRQSYCMRKDRAEAEGMQRTEEEEESGCRVDQTPPPSLLVSSLSHSCPPSPRSTEPGFRLRGQSETVATQQRGSAAGPRLQMSSQRLRLSSCFFRQRLCCWTGGTGRDWPIGCSCRRWLAGWMNWC; encoded by the exons ATGCAGCAGCGGAGTAAAGCGGCTGTGAGTGTGGAAGTGAAGCAGGTCATTGGAACTTTGTGCAGACTGCTAGCGGCTGTCGGCCTGGAAGCTGTTCCCGCACCGGAGACCTTCAGACGGGCTAAATTCGGTGGTGGACTCGAGGTG GAGGAGCAGTTTTGGCAGCTCCTCGCCAACATCCTTCAGGCAGCTggcattgtttcctgtgaagcTGGTGCACAGCTAGGAGGAG CCTCAGAGCACAGGAAGCTTTTGGCTGCAGGCCTCTGGCAGACTGGCTACCATGCTGACTGGATGTGTGGGAGCGACAGAGTAGAAGGAGGGAGATTCTCCAGCAGACACCTCCTCCTGGCGCTGGGCTGGCTGCTTGCTACAGGAACACTGGAGAAACTGCTGACACAGCGAGTACAGCAACTGGACAAAACACTACTCACAACTACACCT AACCCTCAGATTTCCAATGAGCTCCAGTTAGACTCAGCATCTCTGAGGAAACTTCAGTGGCTCATTGGCTGTCTGAGATACCAGGGGCGGACCCTGCAGTCCATGCAAGAAGAGCGAACACGCTTGCTTCATGCT gtttTTTTtgcctgcctctcctcctctgtatCCTCTGAGCAAAGATCAACAGTGCTAAGGGAg gaCTGTGTTCGTATGCGGCAGCTCTGTGACCTCCTAGAACTATATCTgaactggaaacaggtggagaAAGTCTTCTGGACCTGGATG GACAGTGTGGTGGACTGCCATCTGACAGATCCTGTTGTCGAGAAGCCTACACATGCACCACATGGGAGCGTTAGAGTGTGTCACAACGGAAACCAGGGGCTAGAAAAATTGGAGGACATGCTCTTGAGACTGCCCACAGGACAG GCAAGCACATTTCCATTACATGGGGAGTGCAACATGACGTCTCTTCgtagagaaagagggagagatgtgagGCAAAGCTACTGCATGAG AAAGGACAGAGCAGAGGCAGAGGggatgcagaggacagaggaagaagaggagagcgGTTGCAGGGTGGATCAGacacctcctccttccctcctcgtctcttctctctcccattcgTGCCCTCCCTCCCCCAGGTCTACCGAGCCAGGCTTCAGACTGAGAGGCCAGTCAGAAACAGTAGCCACCCAGCAAAGGGGCTCTGCGGCGGGGCCGAGGCTCCAGATGAGCTCCCAGCGTCTCAGGCTGAGCAGCTGCTTCTTCAGACAGAGGCTCTGCTGCTGGACAGGAGGGACAGGCAGAGACTGGCCAATAGGATGCAGCTGCAGGAGATGGTTGGCAGGCTGGATGAACTGGTGTTGA
- the tedc1 gene encoding tubulin epsilon and delta complex protein 1 isoform X3 produces MQQRSKAAVSVEVKQVIGTLCRLLAAVGLEAVPAPETFRRAKFGGGLEVEEQFWQLLANILQAAGIVSCEAGAQLGGASEHRKLLAAGLWQTGYHADWMCGSDRVEGGRFSSRHLLLALGWLLATGTLEKLLTQRVQQLDKTLLTTTPNPQISNELQLDSASLRKLQWLIGCLRYQGRTLQSMQEERTRLLHAVFFACLSSSVSSEQRSTVLREDCVRMRQLCDLLELYLNWKQVEKVFWTWMDSVVDCHLTDPVVEKPTHAPHGSVRVCHNGNQGLEKLEDMLLRLPTGQDRAEAEGMQRTEEEEESGCRVDQTPPPSLLVSSLSHSCPPSPRSTEPGFRLRGQSETVATQQRGSAAGPRLQMSSQRLRLSSCFFRQRLCCWTGGTGRDWPIGCSCRRWLAGWMNWC; encoded by the exons ATGCAGCAGCGGAGTAAAGCGGCTGTGAGTGTGGAAGTGAAGCAGGTCATTGGAACTTTGTGCAGACTGCTAGCGGCTGTCGGCCTGGAAGCTGTTCCCGCACCGGAGACCTTCAGACGGGCTAAATTCGGTGGTGGACTCGAGGTG GAGGAGCAGTTTTGGCAGCTCCTCGCCAACATCCTTCAGGCAGCTggcattgtttcctgtgaagcTGGTGCACAGCTAGGAGGAG CCTCAGAGCACAGGAAGCTTTTGGCTGCAGGCCTCTGGCAGACTGGCTACCATGCTGACTGGATGTGTGGGAGCGACAGAGTAGAAGGAGGGAGATTCTCCAGCAGACACCTCCTCCTGGCGCTGGGCTGGCTGCTTGCTACAGGAACACTGGAGAAACTGCTGACACAGCGAGTACAGCAACTGGACAAAACACTACTCACAACTACACCT AACCCTCAGATTTCCAATGAGCTCCAGTTAGACTCAGCATCTCTGAGGAAACTTCAGTGGCTCATTGGCTGTCTGAGATACCAGGGGCGGACCCTGCAGTCCATGCAAGAAGAGCGAACACGCTTGCTTCATGCT gtttTTTTtgcctgcctctcctcctctgtatCCTCTGAGCAAAGATCAACAGTGCTAAGGGAg gaCTGTGTTCGTATGCGGCAGCTCTGTGACCTCCTAGAACTATATCTgaactggaaacaggtggagaAAGTCTTCTGGACCTGGATG GACAGTGTGGTGGACTGCCATCTGACAGATCCTGTTGTCGAGAAGCCTACACATGCACCACATGGGAGCGTTAGAGTGTGTCACAACGGAAACCAGGGGCTAGAAAAATTGGAGGACATGCTCTTGAGACTGCCCACAGGACAG GACAGAGCAGAGGCAGAGGggatgcagaggacagaggaagaagaggagagcgGTTGCAGGGTGGATCAGacacctcctccttccctcctcgtctcttctctctcccattcgTGCCCTCCCTCCCCCAGGTCTACCGAGCCAGGCTTCAGACTGAGAGGCCAGTCAGAAACAGTAGCCACCCAGCAAAGGGGCTCTGCGGCGGGGCCGAGGCTCCAGATGAGCTCCCAGCGTCTCAGGCTGAGCAGCTGCTTCTTCAGACAGAGGCTCTGCTGCTGGACAGGAGGGACAGGCAGAGACTGGCCAATAGGATGCAGCTGCAGGAGATGGTTGGCAGGCTGGATGAACTGGTGTTGA
- the dnal1 gene encoding dynein axonemal light chain 1 isoform X2 — translation MDASLSTLTNCEKLSLSTNCIEKITNLNGLKNLRILSLGRNNIKALTGLEAVGDTLEELWISYNLIEKLKGIQCMKNLRVLYMSNNLVKEWGEFVRLADLPCLADLVFVGNPLEEKHSAEANWMDEASKRLPNLKKLDGTPVIKQEEDEGDGES, via the exons GAAGCTGTCTCTGTCCACAAACTGCATTGAGAAAATAACCAATCTCAATGGCCTGA AGAACTTGAGGATATTGTCATTAGGAAGAAATAATATAAAGGCCCTCACTGGGCTG gaggCAGTAGGAGACACATTAGAAGAGTTGTGGATCTCTTATAACTTGATAGAGAAATTGAAGGGAATCCAATGCATGAAGAACCTGAGAGTCCTCTACATGTCGAACAACCTGGTCAAAGAATGGG gAGAGTTTGTGAGGCTAGCTGACCTGCCATGCCTTGCAGACCTGGTGTTTGTTGGAAATCCTCTGGAGGAGAAGCATTCAGCTGAGGCAAATTGGATGGATGAAGCCTCTAAAAGACTACCTAATCTGAAGAAACTAGATG GAACCCCAGTCATCAAACAGGAAGAGGAtgaaggagatggagagagctGA